Genomic DNA from Pseudoalteromonas sp. MM1:
CTATTGTCAGTTCTAAATTTGGCAGTGCGCCCAGTAATTGCTCTCTCCATGCGGGCGCGCATTCTTTTCGAGGTGGTAAATCGCCCGACTTACCTTTACCCGGGTAGCAAAAGCCCATAGGTAGAATAGCTATATTATTCGCGTTATAAAACTCAGCAGATGTTAGCCCAAGCCAATCACGTAGGCGGTTTCCGCTGGCATCGTTAAAGGGTTTACCGCTTTGGTGCACTTTAATACCAGGCGCTTGGCCTGCAATTAAAATACGGGCGTTAGGGTTAAATTGTATTACTGGGCGTGCGCCTAAAGGTAAATGAGGTTCGCAGATCACGCATTTACTAACTTGCTCTATTAATTGGCTGGTATTCATGATTATTTGGCCTTAAATGCTCAATATTTATTCTAAATGGCCATTTTGACCCAATGAGTTGGTAAAAAATCGGTTTATTTTAATTAAAACGGCCAGTAGTTGGTAAAATCGTGATCTCTGTTTAAAACAGCGCTGTAGCCCCTGTAATACTTAGTGTTTTTCAGACCATACGGCAAACTCGTTACCACTGGGCTCTGTAAAATGAAACCGGCAGCCACCCGGAAATTCAAAAATAGGTTTTACTATTTCACCGCCAAACTGCACGACTTTTTTATAAGTTGCATGAATATCGTTACTGTAAAACACCAGTAGAGCAGCCCCATTTTGAGTAAGCGATTTAAGCGGCGCATTAAAAAATCCGCCATCAAGCCCTTGGCCGCTAAACGCCGTGTACTCTGGGCCGTAGTCGGTAAATTGCCAATTAAACACGTTCGTAAAAAAGCTTTTTGTGGCTGTTAAATCGCATGCTGGAAATTCGACATAATTTAGTTTTTCGTGGTTGCTCATTATAATTTTGCTCTTTATGTTGGCCTGTAATTACCACTTTAAACCTAAGCTATTGGCTAATCAACAATGCTAAAACTACCCAGATCAGTATTTTACTAAGTTATTTAAATTTTAATTTGGATTTACTTAATCATACAAATGAGAATCGCTATCTTTTGTATTTGAAGCCTATATAATAGCGCCTTCATTTTATCCTCCATGTTTAAATAAAGGATTTGTTAATTATGCAGGCACCCTTGCATCGTGCATCTTTGACTAAGTTAAACCTTGCTGCATTATTAAATATTGCTAGAAGTTACAAGGTATTAGTATTTTTACGCTTTTTTATCGCCATAGTGGGCGGTTATGCGTTTACCTCAGCGAGCATTGCATTATTAAGTGTTGTGTTGCCAATTGCCAAACAAGATGCCGTATTACTGTGTGTGTCTATCAGTATTTTGATTTACGCTGCAGTGTTTATTTATGCTTTTTCTGTTAAGTCGTTAAAAACTGTTTGGATCAGTATTTTACTAAGTATAAGTTTTTTTGTTGTTGTATTGGCATTACTTAAGGGTTGGCTATGAAAGACAGTTTTTTTAGGTCGATGACCTGGCTACATACGTGGGTAGGCTTACTTACTTGCTGGATTATTTACACAATATTTTTTGCAGGCACGGTTAGCTTTTTTAGAGACGAAATAAACCTGTGGAACCAGCCCGCTATACACAATGTGCAAGCCCAAACCGATAGAGTGGCTGCGCAAAGGCAGCAAATTATTAAGGGCTTTGATTACTTAAATCAGCACGCTGCAAATTCCCCTAGTTGGCGTATTACCTTACCCGAAGAGCGTATATCGTATTTAGTATATGGTTATGCAAAACCTAAAGAGCCGGGACAGCGACGCAGCCAATTTGTAAATACCCAGTTAAATCCAAACACCATGCAAGAACTGCCACCTTTTGTAGAAACCAAAGGCGGTAACTTTTTTTACCGATTGCATTATCAGCTTTACTATTTAGATGCCATAACCGGGCGTTGGGTAGTGTGTTTTGCCAGCTTTTTTATGTTGCTAGCAATTATATCGGGTGTGGTAATTCATAAGCGCATTTTTAAAGATATGTTTACCTTTAGGGGTAACAAAGGTACACGCTCTTGGTTAGATGCGCATAATTTAAGCTCGGTGTTGGCTTTGCCGTTTCATTTAATGATTACCTATACAGGTATTATTACGCTTATATTTATGTTGTTCCCCTACCCAGCATTAACAACCTACGACAATGGCGTACGTGGTTTTTTTAACGATGTAACACCTAGTAATAACGTGACTAATAAAGCGCAAGGCAGTGCAGATTTGCTCCCTATAAACACTATCTTGGATCAGGTTTATACTAAGTGGCCAGATGCTGATATACGCAGTGTTAGAGTAAGCGAGCCTAATATGGCGGCCTCAACGGTTACTGTATTGGTAGACCCTGGTAAGGAGTTGCGCGATCAAACGCCAAGGCTTTTATTTAGTGGTGCCACGGGTGAGCTTGTTGACCAATCGGCCGATGAGCTCACTAATAGTAAAGCACTTTATGAATCACTTAACTCTATGCATACAGGGCGCTTTGCCACACCTTTATTACGCTGGTTATACGTGCTTGGCGGCATTGCTGGCTGTGTAATGATTGCCTCAGGTTGCATAATGTGGGCTAAACGTATACGCGAGCGTAACAAAGGTAAAGCCTCATTTGGTTTACAACTAGTAGAAGGATTAAACCTTGCCACCATTATGGGCTTACCACTGGCAACCTGTGCCTTTTTTATTGCCAATAGGTTACTTGGTCCAACCGTAGCCGGACGTGGTGAAAAAGAGGTAACGGCGTTCTTTTTAGCGTGGTTAGTGCTTGCCGCTATGGCGCTTTTAAAGCGAGATAAACTGCAATGGCGTGTAATGGCTGCCATAAATGCGTTAGCGTGTTTGAGTGTGCCGGCAATAAATGCACTTACAACACAGGGCAACATAGTGAGTTATTTACTTAACAAACAATGGGCGTTATTTATTTTCGATGCGTTATTTTTACTATTTAGCATACTGTTTTTAGTACAAACCGAAAAATTACGTACTGCTTCTAACGCATCTAAAAAAACAGCTAATAACCTAACCAATAATAAAAAGAGGCAAAAAGCATGATTGATTTACTAAGCTTTAGCCTCTGTTTGTTTGCTTTTAATGGTTTTGCTTTGGCAAAACCTGCGCATTTTAAAACGGTATTCAAAACGCGTCCCTCTCAGCAACAAAGTAATTTACTGCTAATAGTTGCATGGATCAGTATTTTACTAAGTTTAATATTTTGTGTTGCTACACAGCAGGGGTACGGCGCTTTACTTTTTTGTGGATTCATGAGCTTAAGTGTATTAATTATAATGATTTTTTATAATTTTATAGATAAGCTAATTAAGCCATTTAGCATTTTAAATATGCTACTGATTGGCTTATCTGGGTTGTTATTGGTAATAAATGCACTTTAGTTAGTAAAAACCTGATCTCAAATGCAGTTAATTTTAGGCAAAAAAATGGCAAGCTATAAAGCTTGCCAACAATAGGGGGATATTCAGTATGTCCAACACTTGCATGTCTCGTTGCAAGTGCAGCTAATATAGCTCTAACATATTTAACTTACCTTACAGTGAAATGAAGGTTTTATTACAGCTGTAACAATCACATGCACAACAACTGTAAAGCCCCTTTACAAAGCTAAGGTGTTTACTGCTTAACCCAAATAATTTGCTCTGTGGCAAAACCCAGTTTTTTAACTTTAGTTATAAAATGTTGTTTAAGTTGGTCGCTAACGGTTGGTGTGCGCGATAAAAACCACAAGTAGTCGCGGTTATAACTCGTAATAAAGGCATATTGGTAGTCGGGTTGGTCGAGCTCAAAAACGACGTAAGCACCATAAAATGGACCAAAAAACGACACTTTAAAATGGCCTGTGTCACTGCCTTCTACAAATTTAGCTAAGCCCTGCGCTTCATCCCACTTTTGTTCTTTAGTGATATACCCTTTGTTAAGCACCTTTACTGTACCGTCATCGTTAACTGTGTAAGTGGCAGTTACTTGCTCCATGCCCTCCTCAAATGAGTGATTGAGGCGAGCAATTTCATACCATTTACCTTTGTATTGCTCAAGGTCAAAGTTTTTAACGGGGGTTATACCTTCAGGTGCACTTGTGCAGGCAGTGAGTAAAAATAACCCTGTAATAAGTAAAATCGTCGTAATGGCCTTCATGAAAGCTCCTTTTTAAGTGATGGTGTTTATACGGTTCTAAGCAAATAAAGTTTGCTAGCCGATTAAAATAAATTGCTATAGGATCAGTAAAATACTAGAGCAATTAAAAGATTAAAGCATGAAAATATGGGTAGATGCCGACGCGTGCCCCGTGGTAATAAAAGAAATTCTTTTTAGAGCCGCTGAGCGCACGCAAACACCAACTATTTTAGTGGCTAACCATGCAATGCGTATTCCGCCTTCAAAGTTTATTAGCCGATTACAGGTTTCGAGTGGGTTTGATGTGGCCGATGACGAAATAGTAAAACGCGCAGAAAAAGGCGATTTAGTGATTACTGGCGACATACCCCTTGCCAGCGAAGTAATCGATAAAGACTGCCAAGCATTAAATCCACGTGGTGAGCTTTACACGAAAGAGAACATTCGCTCGCTATTAAACGTACGCGACTTTATGGATACTATGCGTTCAAGCGGCGTAGAAATGAGTGGTGGGCCACCACCGCTTAGCCAAACTGACCGCCAAAACTTTGCCAACAACCTTGACCGTATTTTAGCGCAAAACAAGGCAGGCTAGCGTGAGTGAGCATTTAATTGGCTTAGGTGATCGTGCCTTTAGCGTAGCCGTGTATGTTGCTAAAGCCCCGCCTATGCCTTATTTTAAAACCTTGCAACGTATTGAGCCTGTAATAAACGAGCAAATAAATACCATAAATCAGCACTGTGGAAATGGTTGGCGCAAGGTGTTTAACGTATACGCTAAAGTATTGTTTGCGCTACCGAGCGAACATTACAGCTTTGCTAAACAAGCCGCTAGCTGGCAAGCGTATCGCGATACATTTTTACTGCAAAATAACAGTAAAACAGCCCTTTTATTTAGTGCACCCATTATTAACAGCACTAATAAAAACCAGCTGCATATTATTGCTGGTCGTACGCATGCAAAAAACTTACTTCAACAAGGTAAGCTTAAAGCGCAATTTAATTGGCTCGACGATGAGTTTGCAATTGATACAACGAATAACATTATTGTGTGCCCGTACTTTGATTACAGGCAGTTAAGTAATATTAAAATAGCCCGATTAAGCGATTTAGTTGCCAAGCTTAAAACATCTAATTGAAAATGAAAGGAGTCAACATGGCGGGAATTTTAGATCTAAATACGTTATTAAAATCAATGAGCCCCGAGCTTAAACAAGGTGAATATATATTTTGTTGTTTAGCAGGCAGCCTTGCTGACTACGCTCATTTAAACCCGCTTGCCAGTTACGTTGAAGAAGAAGGGCTAACCCTTATTTTAAATGCAGATACCGCCGACAAAGCCGGTATTACTTACGAGAGTAAATATAATTTAATTACCCTTAATGTGCATTCAAGCTTAGAGGCTGTTGGGTTAACTGCTGCGGTATCGGCCAAATTAACCGAGCATAATATTAGCGCTAACGTAGTAGCTGCGTTTTATCACGACCATATTTTTGTACAAACAGATAAAGCGCAGGCGGCCATGAAAGCACTTGGTGAGATTGGTAATATTTAGTTTGTAAAAATATGATCTGCTTAGGTAAAAAACAAAGCCGATATTGCTGTATCGGCTTTTGTTTTATTTATTGCTGCAAAAGTGATGCGCTACAGACTCAAGTTTTACTTTATCGGCTGCAGTTACGGCTACACATTGCGTGTTTTTATCGAGTTTTTGCTTTTGAATTACAGTAAATTCGCCCTCGTTGGCAGCGTATAAATTATATTGATAGGCGTCATTCCCGCCTTCAAATAGTGCTGTAAATACCCCTCCTACTAACCCACCAATTATTGCTCCGCCGAGCATTTCTTCAGTGTTACCATCTAAGCTATCTACAAAGCCAAACCCGGCGCCTGCTGCTATGCCTGTGCCTACTTCAGATGAAAGCGTTACAGGTTGCATTGATTCTACCGATGCGTAGTAACGCTTAACTATTTGGTTTTGATTGTTCCGATCTACCCCTTGTGATGCGCAGCCTGAGAGTAGTAATACCGCGATAAGATACTTTTTCATGTTGAACCCCTATTAATATTTAATAGGAAGATTGTAAGCATGCAAGCATAAAAAATATGTGAGGAGTATGTTTGTAGCTGTTAGAAGTTGTAAGCGTGTGTAGTGAAATACACACATTATTTTACTCAACCACCAACTTTGAAACCACCCATTTATGCAAGGGGTTTTTATTATAGCGTGGGTGCCATGCGGCTATTACATCAAACGGAGCTGGTAGCTGTTGCAGCTCTATTTTTACCAGATCTGAACTTACTGCGCGTGAGGGTAAAAACGCGATGGAGTCGGTGGTTTCTAAGTACATAGGCACAATAGAAAAACACGGTGCCGACACAACAACATTGCGCGTTAAATCAAAGCTTTTAAACCAATCGTCAATAGAGCCTTTAAAATTTGGGCGCGAAGGCGAGGCAATAATGCTTGGGTAGCTGGCTATTTGTGCAAGGGTGGGTTGTGTCCCTGCTATTGATGAGTTAGCTGAGGTAACGCAAATATGCTGCTCTTCAAAAAGCTTAATAATGGGGTAAGTACTTGGGATGTAGTCGGGGAAAGCAATGGCTAAATCAACTTTACCGTTTTCCATTAAATCGTGCAGGCTGTCGAGTTCAAAGTCTCTTATTATTAATTTTAAATTAGGCGCTTGCTCTCTTAGCTTTTTTACAAGCGCTGGCAAAACAACTTGCTGGGCGTAGTCGGTAGCCGCTATTACAAAGGCACCATCAACCGTTTTTGGGTCAAATATTTTAGGCGCTAATAACGCCTGAAAGTCGTTTAGTAGTTTGTCTATGTCTACCGATAACTCCTCTGCATAAGGCGTTGGCACAAAGCCGGTGGTTTTTCTTAAAAACAGCTGGTCGTTAAATACATCACGCAGCTTTTTTAGTTGCTCACTCACTGCTTGCTGGGTTAAGCCCAATTTACCGGCTGCTTTTGATGCGTTTTTTTCGCGAATGAGCGCTTGAAAAATACGTAGCTGTTTTATATCTAGCCTGTCTAACTTACTCATGGCAATGCCTTTGTTGTTTAAGCATGATTAACGTATCACATTACCATTTATTTTTGTATCACTTACATGAAAGGGTTGTTTCTAATTGTTGAGCTACCCCCTTACTATGCCCCTACACACTAAATTGAATGATTGGAGCAAACAATGAAAACAGTAATTTTAATAGGCGCACTGGGCAAAATGGGTCAAGCGGCATTAACCGGTTTATCTAAGCATAAAGTAATTACAGCGGGTCGCTCGGGCGATGTGGATCATATTGTAGATATAACCAGCGAAGCGTCAATTACCGCTTTGTACGAAAAAGTAGGCCACTTTGATGCCCTAGTAAATACAGTGGGTTTATGTGAATACGAAACCTTTGCTGATATGAGCGAAGAGCAGTGGATGACAACCATTATGAGCAAAATGATGGGGCAAATTAACCTTGTACGTATTGGTCAAAAGTACATTGCCGATGGCGGCTCATTTACGCTAATTAGCGGTATTTTAAACGTTAAACCCATTCCTTTTGCGATTGCCGATGCAACAACAAGCGGCGCAATAGATACGTTTGCAAAATGCGTATCACTAGAAATGCCGCGAGGCACGCGTATTAATGTGGTTAACCCTACTGTGCTTGAAGAAGCGTGGGACGTATATGGCGAAATGATGCCAGGTTTTCAACCCGTGCCAAGTAAGCTTGTAGGTAAAGCGTTTGAGCGCTCAGTTGATGGCTTTATTACTGGCGAAGTTATTTTTGTAGATGCATAAGTACCCGCTAAATTGGTGATGCAATTGGCAAACTAATAAGCGCTTTGCATTAACAGTAACTGCAAAGCGCTTAAATACAGATTTTAATAGGCGATGAAATGAAAAAATTAATACCCGTATTTGCGATATTACTGGCTGCAGGCTGTGCCAATGTAGCCCCAAGCTCGCAATATGTTAGCGAGCAAGGTGCCGATTCAAATAAAGAATGTAAAACCATACCGCGCCATAAACATACGGTTAAATGGTGTAGGCCGCATCCTTCAAGATAAGTTAAACAACGTACCCGCTAAAACCAAGCGCTTTAAAATAAAGCTTAGGAATGCCGTATTTACACTCGTTAAGTAACTCGCTAAAGCGCATTCTATCAAGTGGATAAAATTCGCTTTCTAAGTTTTGAGCTGTGTAGGCTTGCCCTGCATCACTTAAGCCTAGCTTGGCACACACAGTAATTTGCGCTTCACGTTCAAAGTCGGTTTCGGGTTTCATTAAATCGCTAATAAATAGGTTTGCGCCCTTATTTAAATTAGCTTTAATGTTTTTAAGTAGCTGCTTTTTGCTGCCGTCGTCTGCTAAAAAGTGCAAAACAAGTAGGCATAGTGCGGCATCGGCCTTGGTAGAGAGCTTATCGAGCTCGCCTTCAATAACGTTAACGCGCTCTGTTATGCCGTGCTCTTCAAACTCTTGTTTAGCAATTGCAAGCATATCACTTGAGGTGTCTTGCGCAGTAAATTGCCAAGTAGGGTTAAGCGCGGCAAGGGCAAGTATTTCTTTGCCAGTGCCTGCGCCCACAACTAAAATATGCGCGTTATCGTTAAGGGTTGCTTTAAGTTGAGCATTAGTCAGTTGGTGCAATAGCTCATAACCAGGTACTAAGCGGGTAATACGGTCGTTGTAATGTGTTGCTTGCTCGCCTGTGAATGTGGGCATTTATTAACTCCTTTATAAAACTTCAACAGTGGAGTATCCACCACTTTTTTTACTTACATGTACTTGCGTGGCTACGCGTTCACTCATTTCACTCACATGCGATATAACCCCTACTTTACGGCCTTGTGCTTGTAATGAATCGAGCGCGTCCATAGCAACGCTGAGAGTTTCGCTATCTAACGTACCAAACCCTTCGTCAATAAACAAAGAGTTGATTTGCACTTTATTTGACGAGAGCGATGCAAGCCCTAATGCCAGTGCTAGTGATACTAAAAATGATTCACCACCAGAGAGCGTATTAACCGAGCGCTGTTCATCCGCCATATCGCGGTCAATAATGGCTATATCGAGCGATTGCTCAATAGCAGTGAGCTCATAGCGTTTATTCAGAGTTTTTAAATGGCTATTGGCATAATGCAGTAAT
This window encodes:
- a CDS encoding uracil-DNA glycosylase family protein; the encoded protein is MNTSQLIEQVSKCVICEPHLPLGARPVIQFNPNARILIAGQAPGIKVHQSGKPFNDASGNRLRDWLGLTSAEFYNANNIAILPMGFCYPGKGKSGDLPPRKECAPAWREQLLGALPNLELTIVLGKYAQAYHLPHTKNKPLTELVKSWREYWPQYLVLPHPSPRNNIWLKKNPWFEQTVLPELSVRVAKILNKEPQ
- a CDS encoding VOC family protein, encoding MSNHEKLNYVEFPACDLTATKSFFTNVFNWQFTDYGPEYTAFSGQGLDGGFFNAPLKSLTQNGAALLVFYSNDIHATYKKVVQFGGEIVKPIFEFPGGCRFHFTEPSGNEFAVWSEKH
- a CDS encoding PepSY domain-containing protein; amino-acid sequence: MKDSFFRSMTWLHTWVGLLTCWIIYTIFFAGTVSFFRDEINLWNQPAIHNVQAQTDRVAAQRQQIIKGFDYLNQHAANSPSWRITLPEERISYLVYGYAKPKEPGQRRSQFVNTQLNPNTMQELPPFVETKGGNFFYRLHYQLYYLDAITGRWVVCFASFFMLLAIISGVVIHKRIFKDMFTFRGNKGTRSWLDAHNLSSVLALPFHLMITYTGIITLIFMLFPYPALTTYDNGVRGFFNDVTPSNNVTNKAQGSADLLPINTILDQVYTKWPDADIRSVRVSEPNMAASTVTVLVDPGKELRDQTPRLLFSGATGELVDQSADELTNSKALYESLNSMHTGRFATPLLRWLYVLGGIAGCVMIASGCIMWAKRIRERNKGKASFGLQLVEGLNLATIMGLPLATCAFFIANRLLGPTVAGRGEKEVTAFFLAWLVLAAMALLKRDKLQWRVMAAINALACLSVPAINALTTQGNIVSYLLNKQWALFIFDALFLLFSILFLVQTEKLRTASNASKKTANNLTNNKKRQKA
- a CDS encoding DUF3325 domain-containing protein, translated to MIDLLSFSLCLFAFNGFALAKPAHFKTVFKTRPSQQQSNLLLIVAWISILLSLIFCVATQQGYGALLFCGFMSLSVLIIMIFYNFIDKLIKPFSILNMLLIGLSGLLLVINAL
- a CDS encoding lipocalin family protein, whose product is MKAITTILLITGLFLLTACTSAPEGITPVKNFDLEQYKGKWYEIARLNHSFEEGMEQVTATYTVNDDGTVKVLNKGYITKEQKWDEAQGLAKFVEGSDTGHFKVSFFGPFYGAYVVFELDQPDYQYAFITSYNRDYLWFLSRTPTVSDQLKQHFITKVKKLGFATEQIIWVKQ
- a CDS encoding YaiI/YqxD family protein, which codes for MKIWVDADACPVVIKEILFRAAERTQTPTILVANHAMRIPPSKFISRLQVSSGFDVADDEIVKRAEKGDLVITGDIPLASEVIDKDCQALNPRGELYTKENIRSLLNVRDFMDTMRSSGVEMSGGPPPLSQTDRQNFANNLDRILAQNKAG
- a CDS encoding DUF6942 family protein; this encodes MSEHLIGLGDRAFSVAVYVAKAPPMPYFKTLQRIEPVINEQINTINQHCGNGWRKVFNVYAKVLFALPSEHYSFAKQAASWQAYRDTFLLQNNSKTALLFSAPIINSTNKNQLHIIAGRTHAKNLLQQGKLKAQFNWLDDEFAIDTTNNIIVCPYFDYRQLSNIKIARLSDLVAKLKTSN
- a CDS encoding ACT domain-containing protein, giving the protein MAGILDLNTLLKSMSPELKQGEYIFCCLAGSLADYAHLNPLASYVEEEGLTLILNADTADKAGITYESKYNLITLNVHSSLEAVGLTAAVSAKLTEHNISANVVAAFYHDHIFVQTDKAQAAMKALGEIGNI
- a CDS encoding LysR family transcriptional regulator, whose translation is MSKLDRLDIKQLRIFQALIREKNASKAAGKLGLTQQAVSEQLKKLRDVFNDQLFLRKTTGFVPTPYAEELSVDIDKLLNDFQALLAPKIFDPKTVDGAFVIAATDYAQQVVLPALVKKLREQAPNLKLIIRDFELDSLHDLMENGKVDLAIAFPDYIPSTYPIIKLFEEQHICVTSANSSIAGTQPTLAQIASYPSIIASPSRPNFKGSIDDWFKSFDLTRNVVVSAPCFSIVPMYLETTDSIAFLPSRAVSSDLVKIELQQLPAPFDVIAAWHPRYNKNPLHKWVVSKLVVE
- a CDS encoding short chain dehydrogenase, whose protein sequence is MKTVILIGALGKMGQAALTGLSKHKVITAGRSGDVDHIVDITSEASITALYEKVGHFDALVNTVGLCEYETFADMSEEQWMTTIMSKMMGQINLVRIGQKYIADGGSFTLISGILNVKPIPFAIADATTSGAIDTFAKCVSLEMPRGTRINVVNPTVLEEAWDVYGEMMPGFQPVPSKLVGKAFERSVDGFITGEVIFVDA
- a CDS encoding class I SAM-dependent methyltransferase — its product is MPTFTGEQATHYNDRITRLVPGYELLHQLTNAQLKATLNDNAHILVVGAGTGKEILALAALNPTWQFTAQDTSSDMLAIAKQEFEEHGITERVNVIEGELDKLSTKADAALCLLVLHFLADDGSKKQLLKNIKANLNKGANLFISDLMKPETDFEREAQITVCAKLGLSDAGQAYTAQNLESEFYPLDRMRFSELLNECKYGIPKLYFKALGFSGYVV